The Vicia villosa cultivar HV-30 ecotype Madison, WI linkage group LG1, Vvil1.0, whole genome shotgun sequence genome includes a region encoding these proteins:
- the LOC131597505 gene encoding uncharacterized protein LOC131597505 — protein sequence MEYLHRLTQKIQKDPTFKHHAKCKKLGLTNLIFADDVQLFCRGDLGSIQVMMNTLRKFTASTGLKLSPSKCKIYYGSLDEQEKDILRTATNFDEGTLPVKYLGVPLTSKKLSLHHYLPLIDKIVNKMKHWTTKLLSYAGRVQLVKSVSSAIAFYLMQCFPLPKGVLQKIDAHCRSFIWTSSHTC from the coding sequence ATGGAATACCTCCATAGACTCACGCAGAAGATACAGAAAGATCCTACATTTAAACACCATGCCAAATGTAAGAAACTTGGtctcactaacttgatttttgcTGATGATGTGCAACTATTTTGTAGAGGTGACCTTGGCTCAATACAAGTGATGATGAACACTCTTAGGAAGTTTACTGCCTCCACAGGGCTTAAACTTAGCCCTTCTAAATGCAAAATCTACTATGGTAGTCTGGATGAGCAGGAAAAGGATATCCTGAGGACTGCAACTAATTTTGATGAAGGTACCCTGCCTGTAAAATACCTTGGTGTTCCCCTCACCAGTAAGAAATTATCTCTCCATCACTACCTTCCTTTGATTGACAAAATTGTGAACAAGATGAAACATTGGACTACCAAACTTTTAAGCTATGCTGGTAGAGTCCAGTTGGTTAAGAGTGTATCTAGTGCCATTGCTTTCTACTTGATGCAGTGTTTCCCCCTTCCTAAAGGTGTGCTTCAAAAGATTGATGCCCATTGTAGGAGCTTTATCTGGACAAGCAGCCAtacctgttga
- the LOC131597522 gene encoding uncharacterized protein LOC131597522, giving the protein MIDDGSRVSWRNIIRYHKARPRAVVCLWLACHKRLATEVRLAGLALLQGQDKRYCLCKQNDEDIDHLFFQCPVTLPIWSHILEWLEFWHRPQKWVEELVWLIDITRRKGWKISLLKIAIVETVYSIWSLRNRICFDNIDNTYGIEDSIKDSIVYIGCQHMKCRSHLVKLML; this is encoded by the coding sequence ATGATTGATGATGGCAGTAGAGTATCTTGGAGAAACATTATTAGGTATCATAAAGCTCGTCCCCGTGCAGTGGTGTGCTTATGGCTGGCGTGCCACAAACGGTTGGCAACCGAGGTTCGATTAGCTGGATTAGCGTTACTGCAAGGGCAAGATAAAAGATATTGTTTATGCAAGCAGAATGATGAAGACATAGATCATTTATTCTTCCAATGCCCTGTCACTTTACCCATATGGAGCCATATTCTTGAGTGGCTTGAGTTCTGGCATAGACCTCAGAAATGGGTGGAAGAGTTGGTATGGCTAATTGACATCACTAGAAGGAAAGGGTGGAAAATTTCTCTTCTCAAAATAGCTATTGTAGAGACGGTGTATAGTATATGGTCTTTGAGAAATAGAATTTGTTTTGATAATATAGACAATACTTATGGGATAGAAGATAGCATTAAAGATAGCATAGTGTATATAGGGTGTCAACATATGAAATGTAGAAGCCACCTTGTAAAGTTGATGCTATAG
- the LOC131624400 gene encoding oleosin-like — MADLNQTHRPATAPSSSSAVFLRKLQDNLHATNSTQLAGILTLLVTGSIFLLLTGLTVSGTVFALIFFSPLIIVSSPIWVPAGTFFFLLAAGFLSICGFGVIAVAGSSWSYRYFKGLHPAGSDRVDYARNRIYETASHVKDCAIEYGGYLQSKVKDAAPGA, encoded by the coding sequence ATGGCGGATCTTAACCAAACACATAGACCCGCCACCGCCCCTTCATCCTCATCCGCCGTCTTCCTAAGAAAGCTTCAAGACAACCTCCACGCGACAAACTCAACTCAGCTCGCCGGCATCCTAACCCTACTCGTCACCGGTTCCATCTTCCTCCTTCTAACCGGCTTAACCGTCTCTGGTACAGTCTTCGCTCTCATCTTCTTCTCCCCGTTGATCATCGTTTCGAGCCCCATATGGGTCCCAGCTGGaaccttcttcttcctcctcGCCGCTGGTTTCTTGTCCATATGTGGATTTGGTGTCATCGCTGTGGCGGGTTCCTCTTGGTCCTACCGTTACTTTAAGGGTCTCCACCCGGCCGGTTCGGACCGGGTTGATTATGCTCGGAACCGGATTTATGAGACGGCTTCACATGTTAAAGATTGTGCTATAGAATATGGTGGGTATTTGCAGAGTAAGGTCAAGGATGCAGCGCCTGGTGCTTGA